A DNA window from Paenibacillus andongensis contains the following coding sequences:
- a CDS encoding ABC-ATPase domain-containing protein — protein sequence MIYEGSYYDQGGTISDPTYWNNDVAYYIERTHKLTLDKPCITIKIPFDRLGLDENRDQVVLSDFALREWVDHIEALNKLIYNRSRSDKENGAFYCFRPTNVVLQRNASFVEVISEKWYLCLMITVQLPFKNNDKAMRMLCKMLPKEVEELIAKFDLIKLNAAYELVKKQNMIREWLKASRYCAFIANGSILPRNKDNSGPLEGALPFTSPEDVEVEICGLRGMGIKHGVTVITGGGYSGKSTLLDALNSGIYNHSIGDGREFVITDQSAMEISAEEGRSIKNINITPFIKWIPNSSAEQFSTDYASGSTSQAANIMEAINFGCKLLLIDEDRSATNFMIQDIKMRSLIKHEPITPFTERVRELYEAAHVSSVLVIGGSGEFLSVADQIILMDNFVPKNVTQEAKKLCEHDKPCERIPFTKWEIERNITTDHFSSYPQGSGTEKLMVSTMGYIMIGDEQIDIRGLYNITSHAQLAAIAFLLRKIAISNQDRLIFLHEKIKKALEDMEREGVDIVFSSFFPGFERWLELPRINEVLSVINRMKHLNFIQLEPSEHL from the coding sequence TTGATTTATGAAGGTTCATACTATGATCAAGGGGGGACGATAAGTGACCCAACCTATTGGAATAATGATGTTGCCTATTACATTGAACGGACACATAAACTCACACTGGATAAACCATGTATCACCATAAAAATACCTTTTGACCGTCTCGGCTTAGATGAAAATAGGGATCAAGTTGTTCTCTCAGATTTTGCATTAAGAGAATGGGTTGATCATATTGAGGCATTAAATAAATTGATTTATAACCGGTCACGTTCTGATAAAGAAAATGGTGCTTTTTATTGTTTTCGTCCAACCAATGTGGTGTTGCAGCGTAATGCATCCTTTGTCGAAGTAATCTCGGAAAAATGGTATTTATGCTTAATGATTACAGTTCAACTTCCATTCAAGAATAATGATAAAGCTATGCGTATGCTCTGCAAAATGCTTCCAAAAGAAGTGGAGGAGTTAATTGCCAAGTTTGATCTCATCAAATTAAATGCTGCCTATGAATTGGTAAAAAAACAAAATATGATTCGCGAATGGCTGAAAGCAAGTAGATATTGTGCGTTTATTGCGAATGGCAGCATTTTGCCAAGAAATAAAGATAACAGCGGGCCACTGGAGGGCGCCTTGCCTTTTACATCCCCGGAAGATGTTGAAGTTGAAATTTGTGGTTTGCGAGGAATGGGAATCAAACATGGTGTGACAGTCATCACCGGCGGTGGTTATTCGGGTAAAAGCACATTGCTGGATGCGCTAAATTCGGGGATTTACAATCACAGCATAGGCGACGGACGAGAATTTGTGATTACAGATCAAAGTGCAATGGAAATATCTGCAGAAGAAGGCCGTTCCATAAAAAATATCAATATTACGCCTTTCATAAAATGGATACCCAATAGTTCGGCTGAACAGTTTTCGACTGACTACGCCTCAGGTTCCACATCTCAAGCCGCAAATATTATGGAGGCAATCAACTTCGGGTGTAAGCTTCTTCTGATTGATGAAGACAGAAGTGCGACGAATTTTATGATTCAAGACATCAAAATGCGTTCATTAATCAAGCATGAACCCATTACACCTTTTACGGAACGTGTCAGGGAGCTTTATGAGGCTGCCCACGTATCTTCCGTTCTTGTTATTGGAGGTAGCGGTGAATTTTTATCCGTTGCCGATCAAATCATCCTGATGGACAATTTTGTGCCAAAAAACGTAACCCAGGAAGCAAAAAAATTATGTGAACACGACAAACCATGCGAACGTATCCCCTTTACAAAATGGGAGATAGAAAGAAACATAACCACCGATCACTTTTCGAGCTATCCACAGGGCAGTGGTACAGAAAAGCTGATGGTTTCAACCATGGGATACATCATGATAGGTGATGAACAAATTGATATCAGAGGGCTTTACAATATCACATCACACGCCCAGCTTGCAGCTATTGCCTTTTTACTTCGAAAAATCGCTATAAGTAATCAGGATCGCCTCATCTTTCTTCATGAAAAGATCAAAAAAGCTCTCGAAGATATGGAGAGAGAAGGAGTGGATATTGTATTTTCTTCCTTTTTTCCTGGTTTCGAAAGATGGCTTGAATTACCAAGAATTAATGAAGTATTATCTGTCATAAACCGAATGAAACATTTGAATTTTATTCAGCTTGAGCCTTCTGAACACCTCTAA
- a CDS encoding winged helix-turn-helix transcriptional regulator produces MGDRRNKYGASPNMAGCPVETTLDVIGGKWKGIILYHLIDGTKRFNEFRRLNPGITQFMLTLQLRELERDGIIHREVYKEVPPRVEYSLTDFGKTLEPIIVSMKEWGEIYKIRLNEIRTPQEEDA; encoded by the coding sequence ATGGGAGATCGAAGAAACAAATACGGTGCTAGTCCAAACATGGCAGGATGTCCTGTGGAGACAACGCTGGATGTCATCGGGGGTAAATGGAAAGGGATCATTCTCTATCATCTCATTGACGGAACGAAAAGATTTAATGAATTTCGGCGTCTCAATCCGGGTATTACCCAGTTTATGCTTACATTGCAGTTACGGGAGCTTGAACGGGATGGGATCATTCATAGAGAAGTTTATAAAGAAGTACCTCCCAGAGTGGAATACTCACTTACTGATTTTGGAAAGACGTTAGAACCGATCATAGTATCTATGAAAGAATGGGGAGAGATTTATAAAATCAGACTTAACGAAATTAGAACGCCACAAGAGGAAGATGCTTGA
- a CDS encoding cupin domain-containing protein, whose amino-acid sequence MFYVLDGELEFFVDDSAVRLTRGDTIIVPIGVAHTFRNPTDTPARFLTTLTPYQYVHYFEDIAELVKQGNLNPKTIGEAMKKYNTEVVR is encoded by the coding sequence ATCTTTTATGTTCTCGATGGAGAACTTGAATTTTTCGTAGATGACAGTGCGGTAAGACTAACAAGAGGAGACACGATCATTGTCCCAATTGGCGTTGCTCATACGTTTCGCAATCCGACCGACACACCTGCCCGTTTCCTCACCACACTCACTCCGTACCAGTACGTGCACTATTTTGAGGACATCGCTGAGTTGGTCAAGCAAGGAAATCTCAATCCCAAAACAATCGGTGAGGCAATGAAAAAGTACAATACGGAAGTTGTACGTTGA
- a CDS encoding MerR family DNA-binding transcriptional regulator, with translation MKYYSIGEASAKYNIPESTLRYYEKKECCR, from the coding sequence ATGAAGTATTATTCCATCGGCGAAGCTTCAGCCAAATACAATATTCCAGAATCAACATTGCGTTATTATGAAAAAAAAGAATGCTGCCGCTAA
- a CDS encoding DUF2975 domain-containing protein, whose translation MANFAANLYPNIATMKYLVFIVMYGAAVPFYFALYQAFNLLRYIDKNTAFSELSVKALKNIKCCAITISGLYVLGLPLFRFIAKKVDPPIGLMGLIIIFASLVIAVFAAILQRLLQEAINIKSENDLTV comes from the coding sequence ATGGCGAATTTCGCAGCAAATTTGTATCCAAATATTGCCACAATGAAATATCTCGTTTTCATCGTTATGTATGGAGCGGCCGTGCCTTTTTACTTTGCTCTCTATCAGGCTTTCAATCTTTTACGGTACATTGACAAGAACACAGCGTTCTCGGAATTATCTGTAAAGGCGTTAAAGAACATAAAGTGCTGTGCGATTACAATCAGTGGTTTGTATGTATTAGGTTTGCCACTCTTTCGTTTTATAGCGAAGAAAGTTGACCCTCCTATTGGATTAATGGGACTCATCATCATTTTTGCTTCGTTGGTTATCGCCGTTTTTGCTGCTATCCTCCAACGGCTTCTACAAGAAGCCATTAACATAAAATCAGAAAATGATTTGACGGTCTGA
- a CDS encoding SDR family oxidoreductase produces the protein MKLIGNTILITGGGSGIGLAFAERFIKAGNKVIVCGRRENVLQQAKDKVPNLITHVCDLEMESERVALFDWVAANFPDVNVLVNNAGIQLRYNVLKADARDNWSYFSKEITTNLEAPCHLSMLFAPYFAAKETAAIINVTSGLAFTPFAIAPIYSATKAALHSFTISLRHQLSETAVKVIEVAPPAVNTYLGGAGLHTQGEPLDAFSDGIFNDLAEDKMEIGYGTSVARLRMSRDEIDVYAEKLYQATKNLIE, from the coding sequence GTGAAGCTTATAGGAAATACAATCCTGATTACCGGAGGAGGCTCTGGAATCGGGCTGGCGTTTGCAGAAAGATTTATAAAAGCCGGGAATAAAGTAATTGTTTGCGGCCGACGCGAAAATGTACTTCAACAGGCGAAAGATAAAGTTCCCAATCTTATCACTCATGTATGCGATTTGGAAATGGAATCCGAGCGGGTAGCGTTGTTTGACTGGGTAGCTGCGAACTTTCCGGACGTGAACGTGTTGGTGAATAATGCCGGCATTCAGCTGCGCTATAATGTGCTTAAAGCGGATGCGAGAGACAATTGGAGCTATTTCAGTAAAGAAATTACTACGAATCTTGAAGCCCCTTGCCATCTGTCCATGCTCTTCGCTCCTTATTTTGCAGCAAAAGAAACAGCGGCGATCATTAACGTCACATCCGGACTGGCGTTTACACCGTTTGCTATTGCTCCGATTTATTCAGCAACCAAAGCAGCGCTTCATTCATTCACCATAAGCCTAAGACACCAGCTTTCCGAAACAGCTGTCAAAGTCATTGAAGTTGCTCCTCCAGCGGTAAATACATATTTAGGAGGGGCAGGATTGCATACGCAAGGAGAACCGCTAGATGCTTTCTCGGATGGGATTTTCAACGATTTAGCTGAGGATAAAATGGAAATCGGCTATGGTACTTCTGTGGCCCGCTTACGCATGTCCCGAGACGAAATAGACGTATACGCGGAAAAGCTGTATCAGGCAACGAAAAACCTAATTGAATGA
- a CDS encoding LacI family DNA-binding transcriptional regulator, translated as MVTIKDIANKAQVSSATVSRVLNNDMTLQVAEETRQRIIEVAKQLDYKKTKSRANKNLDTEAEKKHNIGLVIWGSEQLESSDPYFMFIRQGIGKECAKQGITVNKVMFMDDFDMNIAEELDGLIVIGKVHIDLLRQSTQIPHIVSIDYVLDDEYDSVMFDLRKATRHAMDHLFQLGHQKIGYIGGISYIRTLEGKVHNIDVRQKEYEAIMREQGWFDPAHLFVDDWRTEQGYLLMKQALELDDRPTAFLIGSDPMAIAALKALQESDIKVPDEMAIVSFDDIPLASFVSPPLTTVRVLTEDMGVTAVKLLVDRFNGRDVPLHVTIPTKLIIRESCGTKIES; from the coding sequence ATGGTAACGATTAAGGATATCGCGAATAAAGCGCAAGTTTCGAGTGCCACAGTTTCACGCGTTCTAAATAACGACATGACTTTGCAAGTTGCAGAGGAAACCCGGCAGCGAATTATTGAAGTTGCAAAGCAACTGGACTATAAAAAAACGAAATCACGTGCAAATAAGAACCTTGATACAGAAGCTGAAAAAAAACATAACATCGGATTAGTGATCTGGGGCTCAGAACAGTTGGAGTCCTCTGATCCGTATTTCATGTTTATTCGTCAAGGAATCGGCAAAGAATGTGCAAAGCAAGGTATTACCGTTAACAAGGTGATGTTCATGGATGACTTCGATATGAATATCGCTGAGGAGTTAGATGGCTTAATCGTCATCGGCAAAGTGCATATAGATTTGCTGAGACAATCGACTCAGATCCCGCATATTGTTTCAATTGATTATGTGTTAGATGACGAATACGACTCCGTTATGTTCGATCTGCGCAAAGCGACTAGACATGCTATGGATCACCTTTTTCAGCTTGGTCACCAAAAGATCGGCTACATTGGCGGAATCAGCTATATTCGCACGCTAGAGGGCAAGGTTCATAACATTGATGTACGTCAAAAAGAATACGAAGCGATCATGCGGGAACAAGGATGGTTCGATCCCGCCCACCTGTTTGTGGATGACTGGCGCACAGAGCAGGGCTACCTTTTGATGAAGCAAGCATTAGAATTGGATGATCGGCCAACTGCTTTTTTGATCGGTAGTGACCCAATGGCTATAGCCGCGCTCAAAGCCTTGCAGGAATCTGATATTAAAGTGCCGGACGAGATGGCCATCGTAAGCTTCGATGATATTCCCTTGGCTTCATTTGTGTCACCTCCTCTTACAACCGTAAGAGTGCTTACGGAAGATATGGGGGTTACGGCTGTGAAACTGCTGGTTGACCGTTTCAACGGCCGTGATGTTCCGCTCCATGTCACTATTCCAACCAAACTGATCATTCGTGAAAGCTGTGGAACAAAAATAGAATCGTAA
- a CDS encoding discoidin domain-containing protein, with amino-acid sequence MKRKFIPILLLLMLLFTLLYPALSMQVHVAAAEGLTDIVSQKLPITQSVNESVYGGSVSLSEGSANIGINLSVHKAVYASGNEVDWLGPTNAVDGLGSTRWSSALKDDQWFYVDLGEEFVINRVVIKWQTAASKYKLLVSNDAVNWSNVLGDTEIVCKGGTETTDFDDVKTRYVKFQGVQRAPVDGIFYGYSFFEFEVYNAGDLPKIVKGITQISPIAKGQTEIVMPNVPQDYKVSVYGSDKLPVIDKAGKIHSPLVDAKVNLLFQVEKVNNPDEKGISGSVLVTVPGQYTQTNDLNKEPMVIPSLREWYGGSGYYTLTNTSRIVVNPAYKAVLQKSAEQTKEDLKDIGKFDLEIVYGAPQSGDIYLSIDDTLTWLGKEGYLFDVNDYVSITSLDVTGVFFGTRSALQILKQDGNHVRIPKGTARDYPKYETRGLMIDVARKFYTIDFLRDYVKLLSWYKMNQFQIHLNDDVGTPFEDGALSAFRLQSTAYPGLTSKTGSYTKDEFRSLQQLGMDYGVNVIPEIDTPGHSRAFTAFDPTLGTGPHLDITKPKTVDFVKSLFDEYLDGNNPTFIGPDVHIGTDEYWGSDKEVFRGYMDTLINHMNSKGKHPHIWGGMTEYGGVTPVSNHATMDIWHVPYGDARQAIDLGYDILNTENSYMYLVPRLYKDYMDTKFMYNNWEPNVFSNTTLPFGHPKLKGAMLALWNDISDASGLSMDDSHDRMFPAMQVLSEKMWTGKREDSDYNSYANAASLVGEAPNANVSHKLQVKNQDGNVIKYLFENGFADSSGNGYDGIGKNVTITDGKYGKGMRFGGGESYIQTPLQSLGFGWTVSMWVKPDADNPDDAVLMESPVGQLKLKQGNSGQLGFTKEHYHSSFQYKVPAGQWTHLLLTGDNKGVSLYVNGNEYVEKLWVTNGSSPRIDTMVLPIEQIGSATHSFKGVIDNLIVLNRVTSFDGMNLALNKHAESSAPEAPHLSADQAVDGNMGTRWASEYTDNTWFSVDLGGQQDINSVVIKWEPAFAKTYKIFVSGDGEHWTNVRPNDGTIVGHGGVETIMFDTVKARYVKFQGIERGTQYGYSIFEFEVYGPGLLGSYLELIKKAESLLETGKGDSSLRSQLQDWLIHFPYAYESSISPLQQLITLLKESIDQESDTTLPVTTVSLSPAEPDGQQGWHIHPVTVTLSAQDENSEITRTEYSLNAGVNWQAFTNPINLRTDGTYELQYRSVDKAGNVEAVKSIVLKVDQTAPTLAVTVNGAPLSEGAEFQDSESIALDLHASDNLSGVVKQTITVDGKPYLPGMSLHLAGQLGTRMIQIAVSDQAGNVSQAMTPIVVTTSVASMERLLEYYYTSSDLSGSLKDKLSESLKNAQKHANKDKFKNAAEAMKDFVKKINKSSKKEFISEGAQRALVADANSLIQTWLGNESDQDQD; translated from the coding sequence ATGAAAAGGAAATTCATTCCTATTTTGTTGTTGCTGATGCTTCTATTTACACTGCTTTATCCTGCACTCTCGATGCAGGTTCATGTTGCTGCTGCTGAGGGACTAACGGACATCGTTTCCCAAAAGCTTCCAATTACCCAGTCTGTAAATGAATCCGTTTACGGAGGCAGCGTCTCGCTATCTGAAGGGAGTGCCAACATCGGTATTAATTTGTCGGTACATAAAGCGGTATATGCTTCAGGGAATGAAGTGGACTGGCTTGGTCCGACGAATGCCGTTGATGGCCTTGGAAGTACAAGATGGTCATCCGCATTAAAAGACGATCAATGGTTCTATGTGGACCTTGGAGAAGAATTCGTCATAAACCGGGTGGTCATTAAATGGCAGACCGCCGCCAGCAAGTATAAATTATTGGTTTCAAACGATGCGGTTAATTGGTCCAATGTACTGGGCGACACCGAAATTGTGTGCAAAGGAGGGACGGAAACCACCGATTTTGATGATGTCAAAACCAGATATGTTAAATTTCAAGGTGTACAAAGGGCTCCGGTAGATGGAATCTTTTACGGGTATTCCTTCTTCGAATTCGAGGTGTATAATGCCGGCGATTTGCCTAAAATCGTGAAAGGCATTACACAAATATCGCCAATCGCTAAGGGTCAAACGGAGATCGTTATGCCGAATGTACCCCAAGATTATAAGGTCTCTGTATATGGCAGCGACAAATTGCCTGTCATCGATAAAGCAGGCAAAATCCACTCGCCGCTCGTTGATGCTAAAGTGAATCTCCTTTTCCAAGTTGAAAAGGTGAACAATCCTGATGAGAAGGGCATTTCCGGTAGCGTGCTCGTCACGGTTCCCGGCCAATATACGCAAACAAATGACCTGAACAAGGAGCCAATGGTCATACCGTCACTGAGAGAATGGTATGGCGGAAGCGGGTATTATACCCTGACAAATACTTCGAGAATCGTTGTAAATCCGGCATATAAAGCGGTCTTGCAAAAGTCGGCGGAGCAAACAAAGGAAGATTTGAAGGATATTGGCAAGTTCGATCTGGAAATTGTTTATGGTGCTCCGCAATCGGGAGACATTTATTTGTCCATAGACGATACATTAACTTGGCTTGGAAAAGAAGGTTATCTCTTTGATGTGAACGATTATGTATCGATTACATCGCTTGACGTGACGGGCGTATTCTTCGGGACGAGATCCGCTCTTCAAATCTTGAAGCAAGACGGAAATCATGTCCGGATCCCGAAAGGAACAGCAAGGGATTATCCCAAATATGAAACACGCGGACTCATGATCGACGTCGCCAGAAAGTTCTATACAATCGATTTCTTGAGAGACTATGTCAAGTTGTTGTCCTGGTACAAGATGAACCAATTCCAAATTCATTTGAATGACGATGTGGGGACTCCGTTCGAAGATGGTGCGCTAAGTGCATTTCGTTTGCAGAGTACGGCTTACCCCGGACTTACAAGCAAAACCGGATCTTACACGAAGGACGAGTTTAGAAGCCTTCAACAGCTTGGCATGGATTACGGCGTTAATGTCATACCGGAAATTGATACGCCGGGACATTCGAGGGCGTTTACCGCTTTCGATCCGACTTTGGGAACAGGGCCTCATCTGGATATTACAAAGCCCAAAACCGTAGATTTTGTAAAAAGTCTGTTCGATGAATATTTGGATGGCAACAACCCAACCTTTATCGGTCCCGATGTCCATATCGGTACGGACGAATATTGGGGAAGTGATAAAGAGGTATTTCGCGGGTACATGGATACGCTGATCAACCATATGAACAGCAAAGGCAAACATCCGCATATATGGGGTGGAATGACGGAATATGGCGGCGTAACTCCAGTTAGCAACCATGCAACGATGGATATTTGGCATGTGCCTTACGGAGACGCCAGGCAAGCGATCGATCTTGGATACGATATTCTTAACACGGAGAACAGTTACATGTATCTTGTACCAAGGCTGTACAAAGACTATATGGACACTAAATTTATGTATAATAATTGGGAACCGAATGTATTTTCAAATACGACTTTGCCATTTGGACATCCAAAGCTAAAAGGCGCAATGCTTGCGTTATGGAATGATATCTCGGATGCAAGCGGATTATCCATGGACGATTCCCATGACAGAATGTTTCCTGCCATGCAGGTGTTATCCGAAAAGATGTGGACGGGAAAAAGAGAAGACAGCGACTATAATTCCTATGCAAACGCGGCATCTCTGGTCGGAGAAGCACCGAATGCCAACGTCTCCCATAAGCTTCAAGTAAAAAATCAAGATGGAAATGTGATCAAGTACCTTTTTGAAAACGGCTTTGCTGATTCTTCAGGGAACGGCTACGATGGGATTGGTAAGAACGTAACGATCACAGATGGAAAATATGGAAAGGGCATGCGATTCGGCGGGGGAGAGAGCTACATCCAAACGCCATTGCAGTCCTTAGGGTTCGGATGGACCGTTTCCATGTGGGTCAAACCGGATGCCGACAACCCGGATGACGCGGTGCTTATGGAATCGCCTGTCGGTCAATTGAAGCTAAAGCAAGGAAATAGCGGGCAATTAGGATTTACCAAAGAGCACTATCATAGTTCCTTTCAATACAAAGTTCCGGCAGGGCAATGGACTCACTTGCTGCTGACAGGAGACAATAAAGGCGTATCTCTTTATGTGAATGGAAATGAGTACGTTGAAAAATTATGGGTAACAAACGGTTCGTCACCACGTATAGATACGATGGTGCTGCCGATTGAACAAATTGGCAGTGCAACGCATTCTTTTAAAGGTGTCATCGATAATTTGATTGTTTTGAATAGGGTTACAAGTTTTGACGGTATGAATTTGGCACTAAACAAGCACGCGGAATCATCGGCTCCAGAGGCTCCTCATTTATCTGCGGATCAGGCTGTGGATGGGAATATGGGTACGAGATGGGCGAGTGAGTATACGGACAATACTTGGTTCTCAGTGGATCTTGGCGGACAACAAGATATCAACAGCGTCGTGATCAAATGGGAACCCGCCTTTGCCAAGACGTATAAAATATTCGTTTCCGGAGATGGCGAACATTGGACGAATGTAAGGCCTAACGATGGGACGATAGTCGGTCATGGCGGTGTGGAGACGATTATGTTTGACACCGTAAAGGCTAGATATGTGAAGTTCCAAGGAATCGAGCGAGGTACGCAATACGGGTATTCCATTTTTGAATTTGAAGTGTATGGACCGGGCCTTTTGGGCAGCTACTTGGAATTGATCAAAAAGGCCGAAAGCTTGCTTGAAACGGGAAAAGGAGACAGTAGTCTGAGAAGCCAATTGCAAGATTGGTTAATCCATTTCCCTTATGCCTACGAAAGTTCGATTAGTCCGCTTCAGCAGTTGATTACTCTGTTGAAGGAATCAATAGACCAGGAATCTGATACAACGCTTCCGGTGACAACGGTATCCCTATCGCCTGCTGAGCCGGACGGACAGCAAGGATGGCATATCCATCCTGTGACCGTAACTTTGTCCGCCCAAGATGAAAATTCCGAAATCACTAGGACGGAGTATAGCTTGAACGCTGGGGTAAACTGGCAGGCATTTACGAACCCGATCAACCTTAGAACAGACGGAACATACGAGCTTCAATATCGATCCGTAGATAAAGCCGGCAATGTTGAGGCTGTGAAGTCCATCGTGCTAAAAGTCGATCAAACGGCACCCACCCTGGCTGTAACCGTGAATGGCGCTCCTCTCTCAGAAGGGGCCGAATTTCAGGACAGCGAGTCGATTGCACTAGATTTGCACGCATCCGATAATTTATCTGGCGTTGTCAAGCAAACGATCACCGTGGACGGTAAGCCGTATTTACCCGGCATGTCGCTGCATTTGGCTGGCCAGTTGGGAACACGAATGATTCAAATTGCAGTGTCGGATCAGGCTGGCAACGTATCGCAAGCGATGACTCCTATTGTAGTCACAACAAGTGTCGCTTCGATGGAGCGGCTGCTGGAATATTATTATACTTCCAGTGATTTAAGCGGATCGCTCAAGGATAAGCTTTCTGAGAGTTTGAAGAATGCCCAGAAGCATGCCAATAAAGACAAGTTTAAAAATGCCGCCGAAGCGATGAAAGATTTTGTGAAGAAAATAAATAAATCGTCCAAGAAGGAGTTTATTTCCGAAGGTGCACAAAGAGCTTTAGTGGCCGATGCAAACTCCTTAATCCAAACCTGGTTAGGGAACGAAAGCGATCAGGATCAGGATTAA
- a CDS encoding zinc-binding alcohol dehydrogenase family protein produces MSNHQKMKAVGAYRYLPISDPESLVDLYIEKPVPTGRDLLIAVKAISVNPADLGVREKNNYEEESPKILGWDAAGIVEQVGPECQLFKPGDEIYYAGSVARPGANSEFHLVDEQIVGNKPKSLDFAQAAALPLTSITAWEGLFDRLGIHRNVEENKNKSILIIGAAGGVGSIATQLAKLAGLTVIGTASRPESIQWAKNQGADFTINHNNHFASQLKNVGFETVDYIFCLNDTVQHFANMAEVIAPQGKICSIVPADKASWTGSLDMDLLFAKSVTFVWELMFTRSLFHTKDIIKQHELLNELADFIDNGKLKTTLTERLEPINAKNLRTVHEKMETGRSIGKIVLEKF; encoded by the coding sequence ATGAGTAATCACCAAAAAATGAAAGCAGTCGGCGCTTACCGATATCTCCCTATATCCGACCCTGAGAGCCTTGTTGATCTGTATATTGAAAAACCAGTTCCTACAGGACGCGATCTACTAATAGCAGTGAAAGCCATTTCTGTCAACCCTGCCGATTTGGGCGTGCGTGAGAAAAACAACTATGAAGAAGAATCACCCAAAATTCTTGGTTGGGATGCAGCTGGGATCGTGGAACAAGTTGGACCTGAATGTCAGTTGTTTAAACCTGGAGATGAGATCTATTATGCGGGGAGTGTGGCTCGACCAGGGGCTAATAGTGAATTTCACTTGGTAGATGAACAAATTGTAGGAAACAAACCGAAGAGTTTGGATTTCGCACAGGCAGCCGCATTACCGCTTACCTCGATTACTGCCTGGGAGGGTTTATTTGATCGTTTAGGAATCCATCGTAACGTAGAAGAGAACAAAAATAAGAGCATACTCATTATCGGTGCGGCAGGCGGAGTAGGGTCGATTGCTACTCAACTTGCTAAATTAGCAGGTCTAACTGTAATTGGTACTGCTTCACGCCCAGAGTCCATCCAGTGGGCCAAAAACCAAGGAGCCGATTTTACAATCAACCACAATAACCATTTTGCCTCACAACTCAAAAATGTTGGATTTGAGACTGTCGATTATATATTTTGCTTAAATGACACAGTACAACATTTTGCGAATATGGCAGAGGTCATAGCCCCACAAGGTAAGATTTGTTCAATCGTTCCTGCAGATAAGGCTTCTTGGACGGGAAGCTTGGATATGGACCTGCTGTTTGCTAAAAGTGTGACGTTTGTATGGGAGCTTATGTTTACCCGGTCATTGTTCCATACCAAAGATATCATCAAACAACACGAGCTGCTGAATGAACTAGCCGACTTCATCGATAATGGTAAATTAAAAACCACTTTAACTGAACGCCTAGAACCAATTAATGCAAAAAACCTACGTACCGTGCATGAAAAAATGGAAACAGGTAGATCGATAGGTAAGATTGTGTTGGAAAAATTCTAA
- a CDS encoding helix-turn-helix domain-containing protein, with protein MTIIINIDVMLAKRKMSVTELAERVGITMANISILKNGKAKAVRFSTLEAICKTLDCQPGDILEYKSDEDTQ; from the coding sequence ATGACAATTATTATTAATATTGATGTGATGTTAGCAAAACGAAAAATGAGTGTAACGGAGCTTGCGGAGAGGGTTGGAATTACTATGGCCAATATTTCCATTCTGAAAAATGGGAAAGCAAAAGCGGTTCGTTTTTCAACATTAGAAGCGATATGTAAGACTTTGGATTGTCAGCCAGGTGATATTTTGGAGTACAAAAGCGACGAAGACACTCAATAA
- a CDS encoding MerR family transcriptional regulator: MLPLIERDDAGRRLFSERQMALLQAIICLKNTHMPISSIRQYMEWIVEGEATIESRLDMMKKHKQRVLDEIALLTEYLPGIDAKIDRYIKQIEEERP; this comes from the coding sequence ATGCTGCCGCTAATCGAGCGTGATGATGCGGGCAGGCGCTTATTTTCGGAACGTCAAATGGCGCTCCTTCAAGCTATTATTTGCTTAAAAAACACGCACATGCCAATAAGCAGCATTCGGCAGTATATGGAATGGATCGTGGAAGGAGAAGCCACTATTGAAAGCCGGCTTGACATGATGAAGAAACATAAGCAAAGAGTGCTGGATGAGATTGCATTGTTGACCGAATACTTGCCGGGAATTGATGCAAAAATTGATCGCTATATCAAACAAATTGAGGAGGAACGACCGTGA